In one window of Pseudodesulfovibrio sediminis DNA:
- a CDS encoding EamA family transporter — protein MQELPFILVLLSATAHGYWNFLFKRADNKDAFLGLSKLAEPVIYALPFGVAVFKWGLDPVSLWFAGVGTLLSVLNYFCLANSYKRLDLSIAYPISRSSTLFLPFLAFLFFGERIDVVGWASVITVTAGVLVVQLKSFSRSALFGSGVKLNLGLLFAVVAAFTVALYTLWGKEAVRHIHPFIYMYCYTLASCVYFLPSLRRLDRAEVQREWAKNRWSILSVSVLNTLSYVLMLMALNLTKVTYVGALRQVSLVVGVGLGWVVLREAITLPRLVGVILITVGASLTYLAQ, from the coding sequence ATGCAGGAACTTCCCTTCATCCTCGTCCTGTTGTCAGCCACAGCGCATGGCTATTGGAATTTTCTGTTCAAGCGAGCGGACAACAAGGACGCCTTTCTCGGGTTGAGCAAGTTGGCCGAACCGGTCATCTACGCACTTCCTTTTGGCGTGGCCGTATTCAAATGGGGACTTGATCCGGTCTCCCTGTGGTTCGCCGGTGTCGGTACCCTGCTTTCTGTCCTGAATTATTTCTGCCTTGCCAACAGCTACAAGCGGCTGGATCTCTCCATCGCCTACCCCATTTCGCGTTCCAGCACCTTGTTCCTGCCATTTTTGGCGTTCCTGTTCTTTGGGGAGCGCATAGATGTCGTCGGCTGGGCCTCGGTCATCACCGTGACCGCTGGTGTGCTGGTCGTTCAACTGAAGAGCTTTAGCCGGTCAGCGCTGTTCGGCAGCGGGGTTAAGCTGAACCTCGGCCTGCTCTTTGCGGTCGTGGCCGCCTTTACGGTGGCGTTGTACACCCTGTGGGGCAAGGAGGCCGTTCGGCATATTCACCCATTTATTTACATGTACTGCTATACGCTGGCCTCCTGCGTCTATTTCCTGCCATCACTGCGGCGACTTGATAGGGCAGAGGTGCAACGGGAGTGGGCCAAAAACAGATGGAGCATTCTCTCCGTGTCCGTGTTGAACACGTTGTCGTATGTGCTCATGCTCATGGCGCTCAACCTGACCAAGGTGACCTATGTGGGGGCGTTGCGTCAGGTCAGCCTCGTGGTGGGTGTCGGGCTGGGCTGGGTGGTCCTGCGGGAAGCCATCACGCTGCCCCGGCTGGTCGGGGTGATCCTGATCACTGTGGGAGCCTCCCTGACCTATCTGGCTCAGTAG
- a CDS encoding phosphoadenosine phosphosulfate reductase family protein, which translates to MKTLEECIRHTEGALQELLDEVDPKGVRVAWTGGKDSTVVLFIWKALLDHHGLGPVRAINLDTGCKFPEILTFRDRLKEEWSIDLHIACPAVDLDGYPLARNPLTCCRELKVEPLKAAISATGASHLLTGIRRDEHPDRAGRMPFEVREEPPHTMVNPILDWTESDIWAFHARFDLPHCMLYDQGYRSLGCQPCTRKPGEGASEREGRSQSKEAMLDTLTSLGYF; encoded by the coding sequence ATGAAGACGCTGGAAGAGTGTATACGCCATACCGAAGGCGCGCTGCAAGAACTGCTTGACGAGGTTGATCCGAAGGGGGTGCGTGTCGCCTGGACCGGCGGCAAGGATTCCACCGTGGTCCTGTTCATCTGGAAGGCGCTCCTCGATCACCATGGTCTTGGCCCTGTTCGCGCCATTAATCTGGACACAGGGTGCAAATTTCCGGAGATTCTGACCTTTCGTGATCGACTCAAAGAGGAGTGGAGCATTGATCTGCACATCGCCTGTCCGGCCGTGGACCTGGATGGGTACCCTTTGGCTCGGAATCCGCTGACATGCTGCCGTGAGCTGAAGGTGGAGCCTCTCAAGGCGGCGATCAGCGCAACCGGTGCCTCTCATTTGCTGACCGGCATTCGTCGGGATGAGCACCCGGACAGGGCAGGGCGTATGCCTTTCGAGGTGCGGGAGGAACCGCCGCATACCATGGTCAACCCCATTCTGGACTGGACCGAGAGCGATATCTGGGCCTTTCATGCCCGGTTCGACCTGCCGCATTGCATGTTGTATGATCAGGGATACCGGTCGTTGGGGTGCCAGCCGTGCACCCGGAAGCCCGGCGAGGGTGCTTCTGAGCGGGAGGGACGCAGTCAATCCAAGGAAGCGATGCTCGATACATTGACCAGCCTTGGTTACTTTTAA
- a CDS encoding pyridoxamine 5'-phosphate oxidase family protein encodes MSKEKMQIIDQLILAKDTCVLATSDGIKPHTSLMIYFVDHATMKFYFLSGKDSRKHKNLKKCPHVSLLIDRRDEDVALTIEGVYSPIKRKQTVEAITKLYLMKHPDMKEFADHPETELIRIEGKHAMLVQGHSDIFSTKLKNS; translated from the coding sequence ATGAGCAAGGAAAAAATGCAAATAATCGACCAGTTGATTTTGGCCAAGGACACCTGTGTCCTTGCAACATCCGATGGCATCAAGCCACATACGTCGCTGATGATCTATTTTGTTGATCACGCCACCATGAAGTTCTATTTCCTGTCGGGCAAGGATTCCCGAAAACACAAGAATCTCAAAAAATGTCCGCACGTAAGCCTTCTCATCGACCGTCGGGACGAAGACGTGGCCTTGACCATTGAAGGAGTGTATTCACCCATCAAGCGCAAACAGACTGTTGAGGCCATCACCAAGCTCTACCTCATGAAGCATCCTGACATGAAGGAATTCGCCGACCATCCTGAAACGGAACTTATCCGTATCGAAGGAAAACACGCAATGCTCGTCCAGGGTCATTCGGATATTTTTTCAACAAAATTAAAAAATTCCTAA